A genomic window from Oceanispirochaeta sp. includes:
- a CDS encoding type II toxin-antitoxin system VapC family toxin, whose translation MVIDTSALLAVLFAEEDRDVYLRHLCGRERKTISPLNALEADIVVQSRKGDPGHQALERILYNCEIVIIPFDSAMRTLAYEGWLRFGKGRHQASLNMGDCCAYALARYLNEPLLYKGNDFVRTDIQSVI comes from the coding sequence ATGGTAATTGATACATCGGCCCTGCTGGCTGTTCTTTTTGCTGAAGAGGATCGGGATGTCTACCTAAGACATCTATGCGGTAGAGAAAGGAAAACCATATCACCCTTAAATGCCCTTGAAGCAGATATTGTTGTTCAATCCAGAAAAGGAGACCCTGGTCATCAGGCTCTGGAGCGAATCCTCTATAACTGTGAGATCGTGATTATTCCCTTTGATTCTGCTATGAGAACACTGGCTTATGAAGGATGGCTCCGCTTTGGTAAGGGGCGTCATCAGGCCTCTCTGAATATGGGAGACTGCTGTGCCTATGCATTAGCCAGATATTTGAATGAACCCTTGTTGTATAAAGGAAATGACTTTGTCAGAACAGACATCCAATCAGTCATTTAA
- a CDS encoding type II toxin-antitoxin system VapB family antitoxin, which yields MSISVRNPKVEYLAREIAEEMNISMTQAILEALEEKKRSLEFSKEADPFLLERIKAISNECASLPDLDTRSPDEILGYDQDGVFHGN from the coding sequence ATGTCCATCAGTGTAAGGAACCCGAAAGTTGAATATCTGGCCAGAGAGATAGCAGAAGAAATGAATATTTCAATGACTCAAGCTATCCTTGAGGCTCTGGAGGAGAAAAAAAGGTCTCTGGAATTCTCAAAAGAGGCAGATCCTTTTCTCCTGGAGAGGATCAAAGCCATTTCAAATGAATGTGCCTCCCTGCCGGATCTTGATACCAGGAGTCCTGATGAGATTCTTGGATACGATCAGGATGGAGTTTTTCATGGTAATTGA